Sequence from the Psilocybe cubensis strain MGC-MH-2018 chromosome 10, whole genome shotgun sequence genome:
AATATTGGAGCATCAGGTCTTTTGCCAAACATAGATCCACGTTGAACACGGTATTTTCACCCAATACTTCTAAAAAAACACATTTTCTCCTAATCTAATGCCACCTGTCTCCAGATAGAATATAAATAATCATTGAATTCTGACAAGTTTGGATCTGCCTGAACTTGAAACAACGTCAAAACCCCTTCGCGGGAGTCCGGTATAGCTAGTATATCCTGCCGAGAAAATCATACTACACTGAGTAGCTTCTGTAGAAAAAAGTCTCTGTATGAGGTTGCATCTTTTAAGCCACTTCTCTACCAAATCATCAGTCATCTTGTTGTCAATGTAATATATAATTAATTATTGGGAATTGAATCTCTTAAGCGCCCGATCGATAATACTCATATGCAAATGAACGCATTGCATTTGAAGAGCTTCATCCGATCATTTCGTCGATGGTCTGTGTCAAGATGGTTTTAACCAACCATTGCGGTTGCATGTATCATTTAATCCAGGTTCAGTAAAATTTATTTCGAGACCCAATTCATCCTTTGACTATTAGTGTTCGATCGTGTATACAAGTTCCACTTTTTCAGGCAGTTATCTGATTTTCTCTGACTGTTGTGATCGTTGATAACGTCGTTTGAGATTGACAGGATTTTGTGCTAAAATAGTTCCCGAAGTATTAAAATAGGTTCAGGCTATTCTTACCTGTGCTGCATTGCCTTGCGGAGGGGGTAAAACCATATAAAATATACAGTGTAAGGTTGCTCTGTCACCTCAAATCAGACGCCCCGTTATCAAGTTTAGGAGGGTACATTATGGCTCACATTCTGGTCAGCAATTCCACTTCTGTCAACACAGCGAATCTTCCAGTTCCCGATCAAAAAATAGCGTTCTTAATGGTCACAGCTATGTGCTCTGGGATGAGCATAATTACATGCGGGTTTGTGATCATAACGTAGGTTGCTCATAGTATCTGCATCCCATTTAAGGTGGATCATTTCTGTCATTCCCTATAGCCAAGGACCATCTCTGAAACTTACGTTCGACCGCGAGCGACAACGTTTCCTAGCTTTCGTCAGTTTATTGGCGGCTATTTTCGGCCTATTTGGGAATGGATTTCAGCTTAGCGACCACCCAAAATCTGCCGGGGAGTCAActgcttctttctttttcaattGGCTGGTCCAGGTAATAAACTTCCAAAGTTCGTTAAAGCATATTTTAATCTTCTTTATCCAGCTTGGGTTTGCTGGGATTGCACATAATAGCATCATCAGGCTTCTTACTGCCCGCGCAAAGTCCCCTGCTCCCGATTTGATAAAGCGCACTTCCAGGCTATGTTGTATCTTCTATCTCCTCACTTTGCCTGTGATGGCGCCTACCTTTATATCCCTGATTCATCCTGCGCGCTCATCTGTCAAGGTCGTTGCACGGGATATGAACATTACCTACGTCTGCGTCGTCGAAGCTCTGGCAACAGTTGCTGATGTTACCTTGCTGTGGAGATTCACAAATAACAAGGAGCATGGACACGAGACTCGAAAGAAAATGATTCAAGACATGTGGATTGTTTACGCCTTTATTTGGTTCACAATCGGTGCCGATATCTTTGCAAAGGCCAGTGAATTTTTTACAACGTACAAGTCATGCAGTTGATCAGACGTCCGTACGCATGTGCAGATTTTTCGCAATAAGACCGGTGACCTTGTATCGGATCTAGCAATCACGAACTTGACCCTGACGTTACGTGCAGTGGCTGCACTAATGTATGGATCGACGCTGAGAAATGCCCAAGAAATATATTCCTACCATTCGGGAGCTTTCGGTCATTCCCTTTCAAGAGCTCTGCCTACCGGTAATCCCTCAAGGAAGCATGTCATGGATCATTCGCAAACTTTTATTGCTGATGGGTCAGAGAGAAATAGAGGAATCAACATGAATCATATCACCATAAGCAAAGAAACACACTCGGATCATGACGGTGAGGTTTTCAACGCCACTGCCAAGGTATATGATGGAGCGTGATGTATGATGTATATAAAACCAGAATTACCTATTTCTTATCTTGTATTACAAAGAGTGCTTTAGTAGCAGTATAATCGAGAAAATCAAGAATACTTAAATTTGTTTATAACGACTGGGCGTAGGCCTTGGCGGAGTCATGAAGAAGTTTTCACTCAAAGCGTAGTGTGTGCCAATGGGTCGTGGGAGATGTCACGAGCGTTGTGGGAGTGCGTCTTCCTGAGTCGGGGGTAAATCATATTAGATAGTGTGTCCAACACAGTCAGGATGCAATATACAATGTATGATGCTCGGAAACCATGACACGTTGGACTCTCAAAAACGACTTCGAGATATATCTTAAACGTTCAATCCCACGACATCCCATGAAGAGTGCTACTAGTACTACTAACGCATAACTTTACAAGTTGAGGTTAATGGGAGTGCACCCAAGAGAAACAAGTCCGTCTATATCAACTAGGTCAGCACCTGTATTTCAGATAATTGGATATCTGAACTCACTGAAGCTGTTGTCGGTGCAGCAGACAGGCTGAGTATTGCTGAGAAATGAATGATAATGAATTAGATACAATATTAACACATGAATTAAAAACCAAGATTACCAGGAGTTTccaacaacaccaacaacgGAGATGGGGCTGCAGTTGATGCCAACAAGGGCCGTAACATCACCGAGGACAATTCCGAGAGGGCCCAGGAGGGAAGTGGCACCACTACTATTAGCAGCTTGAACGCTGTTGCCTGCATTCATTGCGAGAGATTTTAATGGGGTACACAATTAAAAGACCCTGAATACGTACAGCATTGTAGCTCTCCTGTATTGCATTGACCGGTAGGTTCGTTTCTGGGAACCGGGTTGGCAGCTGCAAGGCTGGCCAACGACAGAGCAGAGATGATGACTCGGACGTTGATTTGCATGATGAGTATTATGCTTAAACGCTGTAAAGTGCTCAATGCAAGGAGTTTGAGTGAAGAAAAGTCGCTTCAAATGCCAACCTTTTATACGGTTTCTGAGGTCACTCACGTAGGAAGATTCGATGGACGGGATACGACCGACCACATCGCCATCAAAATCTTATACAACATGCACGCATCGTATAGTGCATTGAAGAAGGTGGGGCGTCAGTCAATGAAAGTGGAGTTCGGGTGATCGAAAAACGGCAAAAATTGGACCTGTCGGGTAAAGAGCCAAAATTTATATCTCAGATCAGGCGGCTGCACTCATGAAAGAGTATCGTAGCTCATTGAGGGGGGAACCTCTCCAAATTAAAATGTCCATGATTATCATGGCTGTTAGGCAATAGTCATCACCGTTTGATAAAACACCATTAGACAACATACGCTGGCTGTATGGTCTTAATTCCCAAGGCAATCTTGACCTCAGCTAAAATTTTTTTGTCCCAGGTCTGTCGATAATGAAATCATGTTCAATGATGGTGTTCATATCTATGACGCACCATGGTTGCACACAACAAACTGGCACTGGAAGCGGCTATAACGAGGGATATTATTTCCCAGTACAATGCGTCAGGTTATCGATTCGTCGTTATAAAAACAAGTTCCGTCATGCATTCGACCATTATTTAGGATGCGGGGTTGCCTGATTTAAATGAAATACCTCATAATTACTGGATAGGCATCCACAAATCTCTATACGTCCATATTACTTGTACTAGCCTTTTCGGTACTGAGAGATTATGCATGAAGAGCGGTGCTTGGAAGGAGATAACCTACTAGAAGCACTTTGTAAGAGGGGGATGAACACTACTATAGCAAGTGCAGCGGTGGCAAATATGAAGCGAATACTTGTTACCTTCCTCATTCCTCAAGGCTCACGGCTACATGTTCTTCCTGGTGTgatacaaagcatgggcaaCTCCAACGTCTTCATTGACGGCCGAGCCTCATCGACATAGAGTTTAATCAATCACCATGCCTAATAG
This genomic interval carries:
- a CDS encoding Fruiting body protein SC1, with translation MQINVRVIISALSLASLAAANPVPRNEPTGQCNTGELQCCNSVQAANSSGATSLLGPLGIVLGDVTALVGINCSPISVVGVVGNSCNTQPVCCTDNSFNGLVSLGCTPINLNL